In ANME-2 cluster archaeon, a single genomic region encodes these proteins:
- a CDS encoding ATPase: MIPKIKTGIAAFDEMIGGGLPDNTITLIYGPPKTGTSVFCYHFLQQAMFDDEICLYLMTDYNMFQLEEKMMQFNWLIHEYFQKEMLYVLDIASGSIGATQKETATFKISSPQNPTEMVSKIIDDLQLIYQKTHRFRSVLDSTTTLFSFNSPILIIRVLKSYVMRIKVAGGTGIIAYTEGAADSQIETMLKATVDNIIHLDGEKIDVEAMTGCDNVSANYKITDEGFCII, from the coding sequence ATGATACCTAAAATCAAGACTGGGATCGCGGCTTTTGATGAAATGATAGGTGGTGGACTGCCAGATAATACCATTACACTTATCTACGGCCCTCCCAAAACAGGAACATCCGTATTTTGTTACCATTTCCTGCAACAGGCAATGTTTGATGATGAGATCTGCCTTTACTTAATGACTGACTATAACATGTTCCAGCTTGAAGAAAAAATGATGCAATTCAATTGGCTCATTCATGAATATTTTCAAAAAGAAATGTTGTATGTGCTGGACATTGCTTCCGGATCAATTGGTGCTACACAAAAGGAAACTGCTACGTTCAAGATATCTTCCCCGCAGAATCCAACTGAGATGGTCAGTAAGATAATTGACGATTTGCAGTTAATCTACCAAAAAACCCATAGGTTCAGATCTGTTCTTGATTCGACGACAACATTGTTCTCGTTCAATTCCCCGATACTTATTATACGTGTACTCAAGTCATATGTCATGAGGATCAAAGTAGCCGGAGGTACCGGGATAATTGCTTATACTGAAGGGGCTGCGGACTCCCAGATCGAAACAATGTTAAAGGCAACAGTGGACAACATTATACATCTGGATGGTGAGAAGATAGATGTTGAAGCAATGACCGGATGTGATAATGTTTCAGCTAATTACAAGATCACTGATGAAGGATTTTGTATAATTTGA
- a CDS encoding GTP-binding protein translates to MKKTYIPRLDDILGGGVPKGSSMLFQAMPGIVSDVFGYQIISERVQLDSEIGFIYTNTRTPVEIERVFDKYGWDLKTPLNSGQIFFIDSISGMMGVPPMGKYIIDDLEKSKEMILPAIEDITGGTAVIENVATLIDSIGADNTIKCIKILNEAAAKHEVNIVYLFTRWDYEDRLVEQLKNLVDCEIQLFSIEEKVMYRQVFMVVKSNWTRASKCKTFFELVEPGGVKVFIPKLLVTGPYNAGKTTFVHAIAEKAVSVERQAFELFPTTVGLDIGHMDYKGFSADVFGTPGQERFDLLLEPLARESIGTFIVIDSTKPDTFARAKEMINMCRAEALPKVIVANKHDLPGALTPDEIKKRMALWEDVPIVTVSAQKNEGVDKALDTLFDLIYRV, encoded by the coding sequence TTGAAAAAAACCTACATCCCACGGCTGGATGATATCCTTGGTGGTGGTGTGCCGAAGGGATCATCGATGTTGTTCCAGGCAATGCCTGGTATCGTATCTGATGTCTTTGGGTACCAGATCATTTCAGAACGGGTACAGTTGGACAGTGAGATCGGTTTTATTTATACTAATACCAGAACACCCGTTGAGATAGAGCGTGTATTTGATAAATATGGATGGGACCTAAAAACCCCATTGAATTCCGGGCAAATATTTTTTATTGACTCTATCTCAGGAATGATGGGTGTGCCCCCGATGGGCAAGTACATTATTGATGATCTTGAAAAAAGTAAAGAAATGATCCTACCTGCAATTGAAGATATCACCGGTGGAACAGCAGTGATTGAAAACGTGGCCACTTTAATTGATTCTATTGGTGCGGATAACACAATAAAATGTATAAAGATATTGAATGAGGCTGCTGCTAAGCATGAAGTGAATATTGTATACCTTTTCACCAGATGGGATTATGAGGATCGGTTAGTAGAACAATTAAAAAACCTGGTCGATTGTGAAATACAACTTTTTAGTATTGAAGAGAAAGTGATGTACAGACAGGTATTCATGGTGGTAAAATCCAACTGGACCAGGGCATCCAAATGTAAAACATTCTTTGAGCTTGTTGAACCCGGTGGGGTTAAGGTATTTATTCCAAAACTCCTGGTAACCGGACCATATAATGCAGGGAAGACCACTTTTGTCCATGCGATCGCAGAAAAGGCCGTTTCTGTGGAGCGGCAGGCATTTGAACTGTTTCCGACCACAGTGGGACTGGATATCGGACATATGGATTACAAAGGTTTTTCTGCTGATGTGTTTGGTACTCCCGGGCAGGAACGGTTTGACCTGCTGCTGGAACCGCTGGCAAGGGAGTCCATAGGCACGTTTATTGTAATTGATTCGACAAAACCGGATACGTTTGCACGCGCTAAGGAAATGATCAATATGTGCCGGGCAGAGGCTTTACCTAAAGTAATTGTTGCAAATAAGCATGACCTCCCGGGTGCCCTGACACCTGATGAGATAAAAAAACGGATGGCTTTATGGGAAGATGTACCTATAGTAACTGTTTCCGCACAGAAAAATGAAGGTGTGGATAAAGCACTTGATACTCTTTTCGATCTTATATACCGAGTTTAA